The Micromonospora sediminicola genome contains a region encoding:
- a CDS encoding TetR/AcrR family transcriptional regulator — protein MSDQHQSRPGGRTARVRADVLRAVDDLTTEQPLAQLTLAQVAERSGVHLGTLYRRWGTLDGLLLDAVAERLTTGSPIRDTGNLHADLEDYAHRVAEDLSGPDGQLLLRTLVAVRLGTRAELPPALTRRFDEMQALLDRARARGENPPTLQQVVDIVVAPLYTALLFGTTPADPATLVDRLMRLHPDQ, from the coding sequence GTGAGTGACCAGCACCAGTCCCGCCCCGGTGGACGCACCGCGCGAGTCCGCGCCGACGTCCTACGCGCAGTCGACGACCTGACCACCGAACAACCGCTGGCCCAACTCACCCTGGCTCAGGTGGCGGAGCGTTCGGGAGTGCACCTGGGCACCCTCTACCGGCGCTGGGGCACCCTCGACGGCCTACTGCTCGACGCGGTCGCCGAACGCCTCACCACCGGCTCGCCGATACGCGACACCGGCAACCTCCACGCCGACCTGGAGGACTACGCCCACCGCGTCGCCGAAGACCTGTCCGGCCCAGATGGACAACTACTGCTGCGCACACTGGTCGCCGTCCGTCTCGGAACGAGGGCGGAACTACCACCCGCCCTCACCCGACGGTTCGACGAAATGCAGGCACTACTCGATCGGGCTCGCGCACGCGGCGAGAATCCACCCACACTCCAACAGGTCGTCGACATCGTCGTGGCGCCGCTGTACACGGCCCTACTGTTCGGCACCACACCAGCCGATCCAGCCACCCTCGTCGACCGCCTGATGAGGCTTCACCCCGACCAGTGA